A window from Agrobacterium tumefaciens encodes these proteins:
- a CDS encoding GNAT family N-acetyltransferase yields MRDLNDFRGCPAPKPVVLKGRYVTAEPFDSEKHLAKLWAALGGEGVNALLKYFPQSAFPDAEAFGDWLIGAGEKLNWVTLIFIENATGEVVGMASYMRPDPANGAVEVGSVAHGAKMKRSPLATEAHYLMAKHVFEDLGYRRYEWKCHNENEPSKITAKRYGFTFEGVFRQHMVSKGKNRDTAWFSMIDGEWPLIGKAFEAWLSPDNFAADGNQKRKLEDIRAELTDASA; encoded by the coding sequence ATGCGCGATCTGAATGATTTTAGAGGATGTCCGGCGCCCAAGCCGGTAGTGCTGAAGGGCCGTTATGTAACCGCCGAGCCGTTCGATAGCGAAAAACATCTCGCAAAACTCTGGGCCGCGCTCGGCGGCGAGGGCGTGAATGCGCTGCTCAAATATTTCCCGCAAAGCGCCTTTCCCGATGCCGAAGCCTTTGGTGACTGGCTGATCGGTGCGGGCGAAAAGCTCAACTGGGTCACGCTGATCTTCATCGAAAATGCCACCGGCGAGGTCGTCGGTATGGCGAGCTACATGCGGCCCGATCCCGCCAATGGCGCGGTCGAAGTCGGTTCCGTTGCCCACGGCGCGAAGATGAAGCGCTCGCCGCTCGCGACGGAGGCGCATTACCTGATGGCGAAACATGTGTTCGAGGATCTGGGGTATCGCCGTTACGAGTGGAAATGCCACAATGAAAACGAGCCTTCCAAGATCACCGCGAAACGCTATGGTTTCACTTTCGAGGGCGTTTTCCGCCAGCATATGGTCTCGAAGGGTAAAAACCGGGATACGGCGTGGTTCTCGATGATCGACGGCGAATGGCCGCTGATCGGCAAGGCCTTCGAAGCCTGGCTTTCGCCTGACAATTTTGCGGCCGATGGCAACCAAAAGCGCAAGCTTGAGGATATCCGCG
- a CDS encoding tellurite resistance TerB family protein: MFDAKKLLEQFLGSQVPGLSGSVRDRAGQAADIAKNNPMKAGALAAAIFGTKTGRKLAGNVATIGGVAAIAGLGYLAYKNYKSGQAPDAAPKPEPELLAPPTDSAFHPQSPALSNDFALKLIQAMIAAAKADGHIDEKERANIMDKVQVSGLDSEAERFLEKELADPLDIDALVAAARTEEQKVELYTASRLAIEADTRAERGYLDLLAGRLGLPDALVDHIEATVVAAKV; this comes from the coding sequence ATGTTCGACGCCAAGAAGCTTCTTGAACAATTCCTCGGCTCGCAGGTGCCGGGCCTTTCGGGAAGCGTCCGTGACAGAGCCGGGCAGGCCGCCGATATCGCCAAAAACAATCCGATGAAGGCCGGAGCGCTCGCCGCCGCCATTTTCGGCACCAAGACTGGCCGCAAGCTCGCCGGCAATGTCGCCACCATCGGCGGTGTCGCTGCCATCGCAGGCCTCGGTTATCTCGCCTACAAGAATTACAAGTCCGGCCAGGCTCCGGACGCTGCACCGAAACCCGAGCCGGAGCTTCTCGCCCCGCCCACCGATTCCGCCTTCCATCCCCAATCGCCCGCCCTTTCCAATGATTTTGCGCTGAAGCTCATCCAGGCGATGATCGCTGCCGCCAAGGCCGACGGTCACATCGATGAAAAGGAGCGCGCCAATATCATGGACAAGGTGCAGGTCTCTGGCCTCGATAGCGAAGCCGAGCGGTTCCTTGAAAAGGAACTCGCCGATCCGCTCGACATCGACGCGCTGGTGGCCGCTGCCCGGACGGAAGAGCAGAAGGTGGAGCTTTACACGGCTTCGCGGCTTGCCATTGAGGCGGATACGCGGGCGGAGCGGGGATATCTTGATCTTCTCGCCGGGCGTCTGGGGCTGCCGGATGCGCTGGTGGATCATATTGAGGCGACTGTGGTGGCGGCGAAGGTGTAA
- a CDS encoding 2-dehydro-3-deoxy-phosphogluconate aldolase: MAQDSEKLLSILKLQPVVPVLIVDDAASAVPLARALVAGGLKAIEITMRTPAALDAIRAVAAEVEGAHVGAGTILNAKDFEAAAEAGSTFIVSPGINKSVLEAARGSKVPLLPGAATASEVMALRDEGYKVLKFFPAEQAGGAPYLKALSSPLAGTVFCPTGSVSLKNANDYLSLPNVVCVGGSWVAPRELVATGDWAGITKLAAEAAALRG; encoded by the coding sequence TTGGCCCAGGATTCCGAAAAACTTCTCTCCATCCTCAAACTGCAGCCGGTCGTGCCGGTGCTGATCGTGGATGATGCCGCTTCCGCCGTGCCGCTCGCGCGCGCTTTGGTCGCAGGCGGCCTGAAGGCAATCGAGATCACCATGCGCACACCGGCGGCGCTCGATGCCATCCGCGCGGTTGCCGCGGAAGTGGAAGGCGCCCATGTCGGTGCCGGCACCATCCTGAACGCCAAGGATTTTGAAGCGGCGGCCGAAGCCGGCTCCACCTTCATCGTTAGCCCCGGCATCAACAAAAGCGTGCTGGAAGCCGCGCGCGGTTCCAAGGTGCCGCTGCTTCCGGGTGCGGCCACCGCCAGCGAAGTCATGGCGCTGCGCGACGAGGGCTACAAGGTGCTGAAGTTCTTTCCGGCCGAACAGGCCGGCGGCGCGCCTTACCTCAAGGCGCTGTCTTCGCCGCTTGCCGGCACGGTATTCTGCCCGACCGGCAGCGTGTCGCTGAAGAATGCCAATGACTACCTGTCGCTGCCGAACGTCGTCTGCGTCGGCGGCTCCTGGGTTGCCCCGCGCGAACTGGTGGCGACCGGCGACTGGGCAGGCATCACCAAGCTTGCCGCCGAGGCGGCTGCCCTGCGCGGCTGA
- a CDS encoding CYTH domain-containing protein, whose amino-acid sequence MAKEIERKFLVAGGEWRDEVTHSMAFQQAYVASLENRSVRVRIVDGRDATLTIKIGASALVRDEYEYSIPLKDAEELMASAPGVVIEKTRHTVDHGGFTWEVDVFEGKYRGLVVAEVEMNDENATPDLPSWLGREVTGDKRFSNQSLAMDCPNGDLSDAFQN is encoded by the coding sequence ATGGCCAAGGAAATCGAACGGAAGTTTCTTGTTGCAGGCGGTGAATGGCGCGATGAGGTGACGCATAGCATGGCTTTTCAGCAGGCATATGTCGCTTCGCTGGAAAATCGCTCGGTCCGGGTCAGGATCGTCGACGGGCGTGATGCGACACTGACCATCAAGATCGGCGCAAGCGCGCTTGTCCGCGATGAATATGAATATTCAATTCCCCTCAAAGACGCGGAAGAGCTGATGGCGAGCGCACCGGGCGTGGTGATCGAGAAGACGCGCCACACCGTGGACCATGGCGGTTTCACCTGGGAGGTGGATGTTTTCGAAGGAAAATATCGCGGCCTGGTCGTGGCGGAAGTCGAGATGAATGATGAGAACGCCACTCCCGATCTGCCATCCTGGTTGGGCAGGGAAGTAACAGGAGACAAGCGCTTCTCCAACCAGTCGCTCGCCATGGACTGTCCGAACGGAGACCTGTCGGATGCCTTTCAGAATTGA
- a CDS encoding CHAD domain-containing protein: MPFRIDPKKPFGDEIRRAGLELIGDAVTILRDQPSGSREAVHDARKRFKRLRALYRLIRKAAPDFAREENARFRDIARSLAFARDATALVETAEYLEAFALSDTQGEALRSVTIMLRERRDDALDHEAGLDEAIAAAITGCEAGRERLEAVSLPDDVKRTARLVKTSWAKQRGKARKALSCCREQADVEHFHELRKAGQTYWMHLGLMRRIWPSAMRAKRADTKRLVDILGHEHDLSVLAAIADREPDRFGNGERLALLLAAIIERQQALRAEGLELADEVFSESAHTESRIVGQLWRQAAK; encoded by the coding sequence ATGCCTTTCAGAATTGATCCGAAAAAGCCCTTCGGCGATGAGATCCGCCGGGCCGGACTAGAGCTGATCGGCGATGCAGTCACCATCCTGCGCGACCAGCCATCGGGATCGCGTGAGGCCGTGCACGATGCCCGCAAGCGCTTCAAGCGGCTGCGGGCGCTCTACCGCCTGATCCGCAAGGCTGCTCCCGATTTCGCCCGCGAGGAAAATGCCCGCTTCCGAGATATCGCCCGCTCGCTCGCCTTTGCGCGCGATGCGACGGCGCTCGTGGAAACCGCAGAATATCTCGAGGCTTTTGCGCTTTCCGACACGCAGGGCGAGGCATTGCGGTCAGTCACCATCATGCTGCGCGAACGCCGCGACGATGCCCTTGACCACGAAGCAGGTCTCGATGAGGCGATTGCAGCGGCTATCACTGGCTGCGAGGCGGGACGCGAAAGGCTGGAAGCCGTTTCCCTGCCGGACGACGTGAAAAGGACCGCAAGACTGGTGAAAACCAGCTGGGCGAAACAGAGGGGCAAAGCGCGCAAGGCGCTCTCCTGTTGTCGCGAGCAGGCGGATGTCGAACATTTTCATGAATTGCGCAAGGCGGGCCAGACCTACTGGATGCATCTTGGCCTGATGCGCCGCATCTGGCCCTCCGCCATGCGCGCCAAGCGCGCCGACACCAAGCGGCTGGTCGATATTCTCGGCCACGAGCATGATCTCTCCGTCCTCGCCGCCATCGCCGACCGGGAGCCGGACCGTTTCGGCAATGGCGAGCGGCTGGCCCTGCTACTCGCAGCGATCATAGAGCGGCAGCAGGCGCTGCGTGCCGAAGGCCTTGAACTGGCGGACGAGGTGTTTTCCGAATCTGCCCACACGGAAAGCCGCATTGTCGGCCAGTTGTGGCGGCAGGCGGCGAAATAG
- a CDS encoding ABC transporter substrate-binding protein codes for MSPVQLSRRSLLKTSLALAATTGLAGIAAAQEKSGGRLIVAADSEPKNLNPAIVASNGVFYIASKIVEPLAEASFNGKDGLEPRLATEWQGSDDGLSATFKLREGVTWHDGKPFTSADVAFSALSVWKPLQNLGRLVFANLEKVETPDDHTAVFHFSKPTPFQLIRNALPVVTSVVPKHLYEGTDIAANQANTKPVGTGPFVFAEYKPGEYYRLTRNPNYWAKNQPQLDEIIYRVLPDRAGAASALEAEEIQLAAFSAVPLADLARIAKQPGIKVIADGYEALTYQLVVEINHRRKELADLKVRKAIAHAIDKKFVIDKVFLGYATASTGPVPKNAPEFYTDDVETYDFDVAKANALLDEAGYARGPNGTRFSLKLLPAPYFNETKQFGSYLRQALQEIGIDAELVNNDAAAHQKAVYTDHAFDLAIAPPVFRGDPAISTTILVRSGIPAGVGFSNQGGYENKTLDELIDRAAQTVDTAARTALYKDFQKQVVADLPLINVAEWGFITVARDTVKHVASNPRWAVSNWADTAVDS; via the coding sequence ATGTCGCCTGTCCAGCTGTCCCGCCGCTCGCTTCTCAAGACCTCGCTTGCTCTTGCCGCAACCACGGGATTGGCAGGAATTGCCGCAGCGCAGGAAAAATCCGGGGGAAGGCTGATCGTCGCGGCCGATTCCGAGCCGAAAAACCTCAACCCGGCCATCGTCGCCTCCAATGGCGTGTTTTATATCGCCAGCAAGATCGTCGAGCCGCTGGCGGAAGCCTCCTTTAATGGCAAGGACGGGCTGGAACCGCGGCTTGCCACCGAATGGCAGGGATCGGATGATGGCCTCAGCGCCACCTTCAAGCTGCGCGAGGGCGTGACCTGGCATGACGGCAAGCCCTTCACCTCGGCGGACGTGGCGTTTTCGGCGCTCTCCGTGTGGAAACCGCTGCAGAACCTTGGGCGGCTGGTCTTCGCCAATCTCGAAAAGGTGGAAACGCCCGATGACCACACGGCCGTCTTCCATTTCTCCAAACCCACGCCGTTCCAGCTCATCCGCAATGCGCTGCCGGTGGTCACCAGCGTCGTGCCGAAACATCTCTATGAGGGCACTGATATTGCCGCCAATCAGGCCAATACCAAACCGGTCGGCACTGGTCCCTTCGTGTTTGCCGAATATAAGCCCGGCGAATATTACCGCCTGACCCGCAATCCCAATTACTGGGCTAAGAACCAGCCGCAGCTCGACGAGATCATCTATCGCGTCTTGCCGGACCGCGCGGGCGCGGCCTCGGCGCTGGAAGCGGAAGAAATCCAGCTGGCCGCCTTCTCCGCCGTGCCGCTGGCTGATCTTGCCCGCATTGCCAAGCAGCCCGGCATCAAGGTGATCGCCGACGGCTACGAGGCGCTGACCTATCAGCTGGTGGTGGAAATCAACCACCGCCGCAAGGAACTGGCCGACCTCAAGGTCAGAAAGGCCATCGCCCATGCCATCGACAAGAAATTCGTCATCGACAAGGTGTTCCTGGGTTATGCCACGGCATCGACAGGGCCGGTGCCGAAAAACGCCCCGGAATTTTATACCGACGATGTCGAGACCTATGATTTCGACGTCGCCAAGGCCAACGCCCTGCTGGACGAGGCCGGTTATGCGCGCGGACCGAACGGGACGCGTTTCTCGCTGAAGCTGCTGCCCGCACCCTATTTCAATGAAACCAAGCAGTTCGGCTCCTATCTGCGTCAGGCGCTCCAGGAGATCGGTATCGATGCCGAGCTGGTCAATAATGACGCCGCCGCACACCAGAAGGCCGTCTATACCGACCACGCCTTCGATCTCGCCATTGCACCGCCGGTGTTCCGCGGCGATCCGGCGATCTCGACCACCATTCTCGTGCGCTCCGGCATTCCGGCAGGCGTTGGTTTTTCCAATCAGGGCGGATACGAGAACAAGACGCTGGACGAATTGATCGACAGGGCAGCGCAAACCGTGGATACGGCTGCGCGGACAGCACTTTACAAGGATTTCCAGAAACAGGTCGTCGCCGATCTGCCGCTGATCAATGTCGCCGAATGGGGTTTCATCACGGTGGCGCGCGACACGGTCAAACATGTCGCCAGCAATCCGCGCTGGGCGGTTTCCAACTGGGCGGATACGGCGGTCGATAGCTGA
- a CDS encoding ABC transporter permease has translation MRRTATLLRRRAISAIPVLLIVLIFTFVLLENASGDAVDAYLVSIGGGDAGLRDALREQYGLNGSMLARFWLYASSVLRLDFGWSLAFDRPVLGLILERLPNTLLLMGSATALAFIAGTALGIIAGARLGGLTDRVLSTLSLALYATPGFWLGLVLAIVFAVQLRWLPTSGIETIASGKQGFARALDIARHLVLPVASLGLIYLALFLRVMRTAMAAVWPLDFVLFAEAKGLSRGRVVLRHVARNAALPLVTVLGLQAATMLGGSVVIESVFAIPGFGRLAQEAVSGRDTPLLMGIILTSAVFVILVNLAVDILYSVLDPRIGSGESAA, from the coding sequence GTGAGACGCACGGCGACATTGCTGCGGCGAAGGGCGATCAGCGCCATTCCGGTGCTGCTGATCGTTCTCATCTTCACCTTCGTCCTGCTTGAAAATGCCTCCGGTGATGCGGTGGATGCCTATCTCGTTTCCATTGGCGGCGGCGATGCCGGGCTGCGGGATGCGCTGCGCGAGCAATATGGCCTCAATGGTTCGATGCTGGCGCGTTTCTGGCTTTATGCCAGTTCGGTGCTGCGGCTCGATTTCGGCTGGTCGCTCGCCTTTGACCGGCCGGTGCTGGGGCTGATCCTCGAGCGGCTGCCGAATACACTGCTCCTGATGGGCAGCGCGACCGCACTCGCCTTCATCGCCGGCACCGCGCTCGGCATCATCGCCGGCGCGCGCCTCGGCGGGCTGACGGATCGTGTCCTTTCAACGCTTTCGCTTGCACTTTACGCCACGCCCGGTTTCTGGCTCGGCCTCGTGCTTGCCATCGTCTTTGCCGTGCAGCTTCGCTGGCTGCCGACCTCAGGCATCGAAACAATCGCCTCGGGCAAGCAGGGTTTTGCAAGGGCGCTGGATATCGCCCGCCATCTCGTCCTGCCGGTCGCCAGCCTCGGCCTCATCTATCTGGCCCTGTTCCTGCGCGTCATGCGCACCGCCATGGCGGCCGTCTGGCCGCTGGATTTCGTGCTGTTTGCAGAGGCCAAGGGGCTTTCCAGAGGGCGGGTCGTGCTGCGTCACGTTGCCCGCAACGCGGCGCTTCCGCTCGTTACCGTGCTTGGCCTGCAGGCCGCGACCATGCTGGGGGGCAGCGTGGTGATCGAAAGTGTCTTTGCCATTCCCGGTTTCGGCCGGCTGGCGCAGGAGGCCGTCAGTGGCCGAGATACGCCGCTGTTGATGGGCATTATCCTAACCAGCGCCGTCTTCGTCATCCTCGTCAATCTCGCCGTCGATATTCTCTATTCCGTTCTCGATCCGCGCATCGGCAGCGGGGAGAGTGCGGCATGA